In a single window of the Nicotiana tomentosiformis chromosome 8, ASM39032v3, whole genome shotgun sequence genome:
- the LOC138897896 gene encoding uncharacterized protein, with protein MAENPVDDEYESLNTYFPDEEVNLVEEAVEDDNQIWKLYFDGVVNIKGVGIGQILVSPTRQHYPSLARIRFFCTNNTAEYEAWIMGLNMAINLNVHELFMMGDSALPIWQAQGDWETQDIKLIAYRQCAPFHFISWGIDVIGPIEPKASNGHKFVSVAIDYFTKWVEAITLKVVTKKAVVDSVYSIIICQFGIPKTIITNNVANLNSHMMKEICEQFKIEHRNSTPYQPRANGVVEGENKNIKKILRKMVLGSRQWHEKLPFALLGYRTIIRTSVGATNYLLV; from the exons ATGGCAGaaaacccggttgatgatgagtatgaatctttgaacacatatttcccagatgaagaggttaatttagttgaagaagCAGTCGAAGATGACAATCAAATTTGGAAACTTTACTTTGATGGGGTTGTCAACATTAAAGGCGTAGGGATTGGGCAAATTCTTGTATCACCTACTAGGCAACATTACCCTTCCCTGGCGCGAATTCGTTTCTTCTGTACAAACAACACGGCAGAATATGAAGCTTGGATCATGGGCTTGAACATGGCAATAAACCTAAATGTGCATGAACTGTTCATGATGGGAGATTCAGCTTTGCCTATTTGGCAGGCTCAAGGTGATTGGGAGACTCAAGATATCAAGCTCATTGCATATAGACAATGT GCTccttttcattttatttcttgGGGAATTGACGTCATTGGCCCAATtgagccaaaagcttcaaatgggcacaaatTCGTCtcggttgcaattgattacttcaccaaatgggtggaagctattaCACTAAAAGTAGTTACCAAGAAAGCAGTAGTAGACTCTGTTTACTCCATTATCATTTGTCAATTCGGTATTCCAAAAACCATTATCACAAATAATGTtgctaatttgaatagtcatATGATGAAAGAgatatgtgaacaatttaaaattgagcatcgCAATTCTACTCCTTACCAGCCCAGAGCTAATGGGGTTGTTGAAGGTgaaaataagaacatcaagaagattcttaggaagatggtcctagggtctagacaatggcacgagaaactgccatttgctcttttgggataccgtaCAATTATCCGTACATCAGTTGGTGCAACAAACTACTTGTTGGTTTAA